A stretch of Lathyrus oleraceus cultivar Zhongwan6 chromosome 6, CAAS_Psat_ZW6_1.0, whole genome shotgun sequence DNA encodes these proteins:
- the LOC127093576 gene encoding putative receptor-like protein kinase At3g47110: MNLICSTCFHVFLLFAATLTLLCLQHKNTASALGNDTDQLSLLRFKETIVKDPFDILKSWNTSTYFCNWHGVTCSLKHQRVTSLNLQGYALLGFIPPEIGNLTFLRYVNLQNNSFYGEIPQEIGHLFRLQELYLTNNTLKGQIPTNLSSCSNLERLSLTGNKLVGKIPKELGYLTKLEILSIGMNNLSGEIPASIGNLSSLRVLTLGINNLERNVPKEIGYLKSLTHISIASNKLYGVLPLALFNMSSLTFFSAGVNQFNGTLPANMFLTLPNLQQFGIGMNKISGPIPISISNATQLMLFNIPRNNFVGKVPTGIGNLKNIWSIAMEYNHLGSNSSKDLDFLTSLTNCTNLQVLDLNLNNFGGSLPNSVANFSGQLNQFYIGGNQIIGTIPSGLGNLINLIGFDLEFNLLSGSIPTSFGNFEKIQSLTLNVNKLSGKIPSSIGNLTQLFQLDLSNNMLEGGIPPSIGNCQMLQYLDISNNHLSGTIPWQVIGLPSLSLLLNLSHNSLSGSLPFEIANLKSINKLDASKNFLSGEIPAIIGQCISLEYLNLQGNFFQGAMPSSLASLKGLQYLDLSLNNLSGSIPEGLDSLPVLKYLNISFNRLDGEVPTEGVFRNESAISVKNNSDLCGGITGLHLQPCVVKDKAQKDQKDWKIIVIAICVVVFLLLSSFSIAIFWSKKTHLRTSNFSSTIDHLPKVSYKTLYQATSGFSSNNLIGSGGFGVVYKGILESEERVVAIKVLNLQVKGAHKSFIAECNALKSIRHRNLVKILTCCSSMDYSGNEFKALVFEYMEHGSLDKRLLPGSEIEDQPNLNLLQRLNILTDVASAVHYLHYESEQPIIHCDLKPSNILLDNDMVAHVSDFGQARLLCAINGISDLQTSTIGFNGTIGYAPPEYGVGCQVSAEGDVYSFGIFLLEILTGRKPTDEMFTNGMNLYSFVEVSLPDKVLDIVDSTLLPRELKQTTVSTTRDQNLSHLHPNDLKKCLHELFHIGLACSVESPRKRINMKDVIRELDVIKIALSRK, from the exons ATGAATCTGATATGTTCAACATGCTTTCATGTTTTCCTTCTCTTTGCTGCTACACTAACACTACTATGTCTCCAACATAAGAATACCGCTAGTGCCTTGGGAAATGACACAGACCAGTTGTCATTACTAAGATTCAAAGAAACCATAGTAAAGGACCCTTTTGATATTTTGAAATCTTGGAACACTTCAACTTACTTTTGCAACTGGCATGGAGTCACGTGCAGTCTCAAGCATCAAAGGGTCACTTCTTTGAACCTACAAGGGTATGCCTTACTTGGATTCATACCACCTGAAATTGGAAACCTCACCTTTCTGAGATATGTTAACCTTCAAAACAACAGCTTCTATGGTGAAATCCCACAGGAAATTGGCCATTTGTTCAGGCTGCAGGAGCTGTATCTGACCAACAACACATTAAAAGGTCAAATTCCAACAAACTTGTCTAGTTGTTCAAACCTCGAGAGATTGAGTTTAACAGGAAACAAACTAGTTGGAAAGATACCAAAGGAGCTTGGCTATCTAACTAAGCTAGAAATTCTATCTATTGGCATGAACAATTTGAGTGGTGAAATTCCTGCATCTATAGGAAATCTTTCATCTCTTAGAGTTCTCACTTTAGGAATCAATAATTTGGAGAGAAATGTACCTAAAGAGATAGGCTATCTGAAAAGCTTGACACATATCTCTATTGCATCCAACAAACTATATGGTGTGCTTCCGCTTGCATTATTTAATATGTCATCTCTCACTTTCTTCTCAGCTGGTGTCAACCAATTTAATGGCACTTTACCTGCCAACATGTTTCTCACACTCCCTAATCTCCAACAATTTGGCATTGGTATGAATAAGATCTCGGGCCCTATCCCGATTTCAATATCGAATGCGACACAACTGATGTTATTTAACATCCCTAGGAATAACTTTGTGGGAAAAGTTCCAACTGGAATAGGAAATCTCAAAAACATCTGGTCCATTGCCATGGAATATAATCATCTAGGGAGTAATTCATCCAAGGATTTGGATTTCTTGACATCTTTGACAAATTGCACAAATTTACAAGTGTTGGATCTGAATCTAAACAACTTTGGTGGTTCTTTACCAAACTCTGTAGCTAACTTTTCAGGTCAATTAAATCAGTTTTACATTGGTGGAAACCAGATTATCGGTACTATCCCTTCAGGATTAGGAAATCTCATCAACTTGATTGGCTTTGACTTGGAGTTCAACCTTCTCTCAGGCTCCATTCCAACTTCTTTTGGAAATTTTGAAAAGATACAATCATTGACATTGAATGTAAACAAACTTTCAGGAAAGATTCCATCATCAATTGGCAACCTTACTCAGTTATTTCAACTTGACCTGTCAAACAATATGCTAGAAGGAGGCATTCCTCCTAGTATTGGAAATTGCCAAATGCTACAATACTTGGACATATCAAATAACCACCTTAGTGGAACCATTCCTTGGCAAGTCATTGGTCTTCCTTCTTTGTCATTGTTACTCAACTTATCCCACAATTCATTAAGCGGAAGCCTGCCCTTTGAAATTGCCAACCTGAAAAGCATCAATAAGTTGGATGCTTCTAAAAACTTTCTGTCTGGTGAAATTCCTGCAATAATCGGACAGTGCATAAGTTTGGAATATCTTAACTTACAAGGGAATTTTTTCCAAGGAGCCATGCCTTCATCTTTGGCTTCATTGAAAGGCCTTCAATATTTAGATTTGTCACTGAACAACTTGTCAGGGTCAATTCCAGAAGGTCTAGACAGTCTTCCTGTTCTAAAGTACTTGAACATTTCTTTTAACAGGTTAGATGGTGAAGTACCAACAGAAGGTGTGTTTAGAAATGAAAGTGCGATATCTGTGAAAAACAACAGTGACCTTTGTGGTGGTATTACAGGGTTACATCTACAACCATGTGTTGTCAAAGATAAGGCACAAAAAGACCAAAAGGATTGGAAGATAATAGTAATAGCAATTTGTGTGGTTGTTTTTCTTCTTTTGTCATCTTTCTCTATTGCAATCTTTTGGAGTAAAAAAACACACTTGAGAACTTCCAATTTTTCATCAACAATAGATCACCTTCCAAAGGTCTCATACAAAACACTTTATCAAGCAACAAGTGGATTCTCTTCCAACAACTTGATAGGATCTGGTGGTTTTGGAGTTGTATATAAAGGAATTCTTGAGTCAGAAGAAAGAGTTGTTGCTATAAAGGTCTTGAACCTTCAAGTCAAGGGAGCGCACAAGAGTTTCATCGCTGAATGTAATGCACTCAAAAGTATCCGTCATAGGAATCTTGTCAAGATTCTAACATGTTGCTCAAGTATGGATTACAGTGGTAACGAATTCAAAGCTTTAGTTTTTGAATACATGGAACATGGAAGCTTGGATAAAAGACTGCTTCCCGGCTCCGAAATCGAAGATCAACCAAATTTGAACCTTCTTCAAAGACTAAATATTCTCACAGATGTTGCTTCTGCAGTACACTATCTACACTATGAATCTGAGCAGCCAATCATTCACTGTGATTTAAAGCCAAGCAATATCCTTCTTGATAATGACATGGTTGCTCATGTGAGTGATTTTGGACAAGCAAGACTTCTATGTGCCATCAATGGCATCTCTGATCTACAAACTAGCACAATTGGATTCAATGGAACAATTGGATATGCCCCTCCAG AGTATGGAGTTGGATGTCAAGTTTCAGCAGAGGGTGATGTGTATAGCTTCGGAATCTTTTTACTGGAAATACTAACCGGAAGAAAACCAACAGATGAGATGTTTACAAATGGTATGAATCTGTACTCTTTTGTCGAGGTTTCACTGCCAGATAAAGTGTTAGATATTGTAGACTCGACTCTACTCCCAAGAGAATTGAAACAAacaacagtatcaacaacaagAGATCAAAACCTAAGCCACTTGCATCCTAATGATTTGAAGAAGTGCTTACATGAACTTTTTCACATTGGACTTGCTTGTTCAGTGGAGTCGCCGAGAAAGAGAATAAATATGAAAGATGTCATCAGGGAGCTAGATGTAATTAAAATTGCTCTTTCTAGGAAGTAG